The window taccagcaggtggcggtaaatgTCTTTGAGTCAGGCTATTCAATCATTGTTTCCCAACAagccctattatatatatatatatatatatatatatatatatatatatatatatatatatatatatatatatatatatatatatatatatatatgtatgtatgtatgtatgtatgtatgtatgtatatatatatatatatatatatatatatatatatatatatatatatataaatttttaggatcattatcacatgatcctttagaaatcattctaatatgatgattcattatcaaagttggaaactgttctgctgcttaatattttttcagaacatgtgatacttttttaggatactttgaataataataataaaaaaaatgaagctatgtttttaaaatataaatattttttaataacaacatacactactggtcagtatttttttttctttcttttttaaaataaaatcaatacttttattgtgatagtaaagaaaatatattattagaatatatattattagaaatttatttttttattttgagtaaatgcagttctttttaaccttttattcatcaaatatattagacagcagaactgcttccaacactcataataaatcagaatattagaatgatttctaaatgatcatgtgatagactgttacatgtgacacttaaggctggagtaatgatgctaaaaaatcagcgttgcatcacaggaataaattattattttttaagtatattcaaatagaaaactattattttaagttttaataatatttcacaatattactgttttttctgtatttttgatatatatatatatatatatatttgtgtgtgtgtgcgtgcgtgttttTATTtatcgatctctctctctctctatacacacatacacacacacacacacacacacacacacacacacgtatatggTTTTGTATTAAAGATGCTGTAAATGTCAAGCAGTAAGTGTATGACCACACATACCTGCTGTTGGACCCAGTGCTGCTTTAGCCCCTGCAAGTGTGAGCAGCCCCCCCTCTCTCAGGTGTTTGGTTGCTAGGTGACTGCAAATCGTGGCAGTCCACACACGCTGCCTCCACATCAAATCAGCATTCTTATACAGAGCTGAGGCACAGAGAATACATTTATACAGATTATAAACTAATAtaacaacataaataaaaacattcacttTAAGAACGGAATTAGACTTTACGCAACCTTGTGACAATACAGTCACAAACTCAACGACAAAGAAATTCTACTTGCCTAGCTAGAATGTGGATGCATTTGTGTTCAGTATACTTCATGGCTTTACACTGAAAATTTGACAAAGTCGAGATTTAGCATGTCATAGATCAATGGTTCTCAACCAGAgggcctcagcaaacttccaaAGGACATgacttaaaactatttaaatgtaaacattattattattaatataatttattttaacaatatcattaagaaatgtaaatataggctagtttaataaaaatgtaaaaaaacataaataaaaaaaaacatacaatccctattcaattttaattgattttagtttattttattttactgaataACAACATACAGTTCTTGAAACGTATGGAAGTACAAAGTGAATTttggttaatttattaatttacatacatGGAGATTCGACACTCAGTTTCTGTTGTATataataatgtgtttgtgtgtatacagtatgtaatatattatataaagggCCTTAAAATATTGTGTTTGACAGTGCAAGGCCTTTGAGTCCAAGAAGCTGTGGACCACTGCCATAGATAATGTGTGGCTTCTGTGGGTGTATTTATTAAGCATGTACTAACTTTTAGCCTTGGCACTGCCACCTGCCCAGCCTCCAGCCACACACAAGATGGCATCAACCTTATCTTCACCTCACAGCTCAACAGCTCACCGACATCAGATGTAacctaaataaaaaagaaagacagagatgTAAAATGCTTAAAGACGACACGTGAAATTAAGAATTAAAGCCAGACCAATAacttattttcatgaaaattggcATTAGCCATTAATCATTCCtagtttcacatttttttaaattgacaattaaattgttaaaaaaaaaaaaaaaccctggtagTAGCACCTACCTGGCTGGCTTGTTCAGTCATCTTACTGTATGTAGTATTGGCACTGGCTTCTTCATTGGCATTGAGATCTATAGAAGCAACCCACTGTAAATTACAAAACTAAGAAATGTAATTATCCATCTTATTTACATATGACAGGCCACAAGAAATGCATATTTAAGGTTAAATTCAAGACACCGTGACAACTGTGACAAACGAATTAATAATTAACATAATTACTGAAACCCATGGTGGATGTCTGATGTGTGCACTAGAGAGCAATTTGTTTTCAATTAAGTAAGCTGTCTTATAGGCTTAAGACAACTTACACAGTTTTAGCTCTGAACTACTGAACACATGCAGATCCGATCCTAGAGCCCCTTTTCCTCCGTAAACAATCACTTTTTGGGTTTCTGTAGCTGCCATGCTATTTCTTTCTTCATAACCACGAGACCTcgttttacaaataaaaacagcacaTGCGCCTCCTACTGGTGAAGATGAGAAGCGCAATCAGCATTTTAATAGAGTTGGGTTTTCAGACCTTTTACCGTGTTTATATGAATCTTCCATTCGTTTTCGTCGTTaactatacattttttatcagtttattgtttgaaaatatataataataacagtaaattggCATTTTGTACAACGCAACAGATGTAATAATCGTTTTGACCAAAGGGCGGCACTGGAGTTGTGTGCAAATCACtattaaaaacaaagaagaagaagtCGTTCTTCCGCAGGAAATTCATGTATTTTTGTAGCCTCGCTAGCATTCTGTGACAAGCTTCACATTAAGCGTCTTCTCTAAGTTGACAGCATATGGTCATTGAAAACACTCTTTAAGATTTAACCTAACTGTTTCTCTCTGAGAGAGAAGGCAGTGAGATATTCAGGTAACGCTCAGAACTACTTTATTCAATTGTAGATGTGTTGCTGCATGTTTTATGTGATGCAACGTtaacatgtttctggtttaaCGTTATTTGATAATTCAGATACTGTGATTTATTTTGTTACTTATATTGAATGTCTTCTCAAATATAAAAGTTTAAACGTGTTAGATATTCACTCGGTGTTGACTGTAAATAAGCAATTTATCTCAGTGTTATGGAGATGGATAAACTTCCATCTGGCCTCATATAACTGATCTCTAATATACTGTCTCTCATCTAAAGACGAGAGATGAAACATGCTCACATGGTCAACctcttatgtatatatattatagatatataaCAAAATTCTTTATAAACCTAAAAAgggtttgttttaaattatttagttgGACCACCAGATATTGAATGAAAACCAGCCAACGTATCAATATGGAAACTGGCTGATTATGATTATGGATTTACTATTATTGgcactattattatattaaatatatatatatatatatatatatttttttttattattattattaatacaattatcattattattaaaagaaatcTATCCAAACCATTGCCAGGTAGTCTGTATCATCTCAGCAGAGGATATGGTTATATTTTCAATTGGTAATTTAATAGTGCACTGATTTGTGGATATATTTTGCCAAGTATTTGTTTAATAGCGTACCAATTCATAGTTTTGGCTCGCACCAAACTAGTCAAACAAGCCGAACCTGCTGTAGCATTTGTGTGTTGTAGAGCCTTGCTTTATTAATTTGCCAGCATTATaagtaatgtaattttaaatggataaattcatttaaatatgtttatgtacaCTCAAAGTCAGTTGAATCAAATGGTTAACTGTGTTGTATGTGTCTAGGATGGATAAAGCTCTACTGAGAGAGCGCGAGCTCTTTAAAAAGAGAGCTCTGTCCACTCCTGTAGTTGAGAAGAGACAAGCAACTTCTGAGGCCTCTGGATCTTCCAAGAAGAAAAAGAGCAAACCAGACAAAGAGACGTCGTCATCCTCCAAAAACAGCACAGGTCAGAGAGTAGATGTGTTATGTTATTTccttttcagataaatgctgttcttttcaactttcttttCATAAAAGAATTGAACCATGTATCAAAGAAAATGAATCACTGTTtctgcaaatatataaaaaagcgcAACTCttaattaataatgaatgtttttttttttttttttataacatgttgaaaattcagctttgccatcacaggaactaACTTATGCTGGGTACAGAACAAAAGATTTTCtacatcttataagattttcaaaatgtgatagaccacaaacatTTAACTGTTTTGGTCCTGTAGTGTGTGGTGCAccatgatgtgacaaagacagcacaccacacacaaacagattttcaaccagagtctcgactGTGAGCACAGGAAATCTCACAAAATCTTGTGAGACTTCCGAATAAGTCCAAAATCAGCCTGCTTATCTTTTGGTGTGTAGCCAGCATTACATtgatagaaaaaaaatcataattcaaaTTATCAAAACAAAAAGGGAAGCAAACCCAAACTTCTTATTACATATGATCATATTTATTGTATTGATGTTTTAGCAATGGCATCAGCATTTCTAAACCATTACTCTTATGTTTTTGGAAGATGCTTAAACATTACCAATATAACAAAACAGTAGCTGAAGCTGCTTGCACTAGGACTTTATTGTTATTGGTTtgcaaaaatatgcattgcaatcTGAATTGCTGAAGTACTTTTCTAAAATGAAAGCATCCTCGATTGCTCATATCAGCTTCTTCGTCACTTCTCATCCTGTTTAAAGTAAAAACCAGTGTTAATAGCTAGAATGACATTGAGGATTCTTAAATTGATGTCAGTGAGCAAGTACAAACaggatatatttgtatttttgtggatGATCACCCAGGCAATGCTTGTGATACTGGGACTGTCCTGGGCAGGGCCACATTTAGCAAAACCTTCACCATGGGCCTCCTGGCTCCTGTCTGCCCATTTTAAGGCATTTTGCCTTTTTAGTTTGGACAGTGTAATGACAAAAGACTTTTGGCACCAACCAGCTCTTGTTTGTTAGAGTAGATAGTCATATGAGGATTGTGTGAGAACGGACTAGTACAGTGGAGATGGACTGATATTACCTTTTTGATATTGAAAGTTGTTTAATTGTTTGATAAGAAATATGCAGAAcagatttaattatttaagtaaaataatagtttgcagataataatactaatgattgctgttgtgtgtgttgtaTTTATGGTCATTTGTTTTTGCAATCTGAATTTTTGCCATGTTTGTTTTGGGTTTTACATTTAGAGTTACATAAGTTAGGCTATTTTAAAAGTTGAGTAATTACTctgactatatatattttttttaactgtgacTATACCTGTGAATATACCAttgttttgtgctttattttataGCCCCACCAAAAGGTGCTGTTTATTGCtacacaatattaataaaaccaATAACCAGCTATGTTGAAAActctgaatataaaaaaaaaaaacatcaatggaTCTAAGTCTTTATCTCTAACTCTCATGGTTTCTTGTGTATTTTAGGCCAGTCATATTGGCAGCATCATGCCTTATTAAAGTTGTAGTCTAGTTCTTGTAAGTGCTCAGTCGAGCAAAGCTCCAGCACAGGCCTGTTTCTGCACGTTTTTGAGCATGAAGACAGATTTCAGTTTACTGCTAGCAGCTGATCATATCTTCTGTGACCCTGATGTGAACCACACATTTCTCATgcttgtatgatttttttttttattatataattttaaatacacaattttaaGGCATTGCAAAGATGCAATAATTGGCCTTTAGTGTGCTTCTTGATGTAGATAGAACTTTCATTATCAACTTAAAGTGAATGTAAACGTACACATACAAACATCATCTTTAGTAGTAGAATCATAATGGATGTAGAATATTAATTCTATAATACTGACATGTAGACTTTGTCATCCCACACAAAGGGAACAATTCATGTAAACACATTTCATAAAATACAGTGTTATATACAGTTTCATTACACAATAGTACCGGAATACTGAATGCAGACTATAAGGAGACAATAAGCAAGCAAGTTTTTCCCTCTATTTCTGgtctaaatgtaatatttgaagcCATGGAGACACCTGTGCTGCGTACTGCTGTGGGAGTAGAGGGCTTCTGTCTCTGTATGTGTCTGGCGTGTTTTAAGGGACTCCAATCTGATGATGAGCTCCGTCCAAACCTGCAGCCTTTTCCACCAATCTACTGTTGTGGTTCCTATGGAGACTGTGTCCGCTGTCACCATGGTCACAACTAAACCACCTCGTCTTGCTGGCGGCGCAGGTCACGGACGGTTTTGGTTTTGGTGAAACATGCGCAGTCCAGCAGCTCATAGAGGAACGCCAGTGTGGCGAGGGAGAGGATGgtgaggatgaagaggaggaggatgatgaagcaGGCAACATTCCAGCCGTCGTGAAAGGGATAGATCTGCTGGATCAGAGCAGAACTGCTGGACATGTTCATACTGCAGAGACACCAATAAATACAGTCAGTAAATTGAAGAGGAAGATGAGCAATGGGAAAAAGATTGAGTGTGGGTAGGAATAAAGATGGAGGCAGGGTGATTGACAGATTGAATGGCAATTTCTTCATACCGCTTTGTCCTTTTTGTGGTGTTGATGGAAAAAGGACATACATTAGAGCATGATGAAAGTCACAGTTTTTTCATACAGTGCTTTAGCTGTCAATCAGAAATCTTTGTTCGTTACATTGCAGCCCACTCTCTTTGAGTATCTTGCAGCATTAGTTTAGGTTTTCAGTACACCATGTTAAGTTAAATAGAGTTCAATTCTAGATTGAACACCCGTGACTGTCACCCATGCTTCTGTTGCGCTCCATCTAgctgatttttttaattacaagatCACACCTTAG is drawn from Carassius gibelio isolate Cgi1373 ecotype wild population from Czech Republic chromosome B1, carGib1.2-hapl.c, whole genome shotgun sequence and contains these coding sequences:
- the LOC127949363 gene encoding small integral membrane protein 18-like; its protein translation is MNMSSSSALIQQIYPFHDGWNVACFIILLLFILTILSLATLAFLYELLDCACFTKTKTVRDLRRQQDEVV